One segment of Deltaproteobacteria bacterium DNA contains the following:
- a CDS encoding SDR family NAD(P)-dependent oxidoreductase — protein MQVKDSVSIVTGGASGLGRSTAQALVERGAKVALLDQNPELGEKTANDLGGGTIFVPVNVTDHAAVDRAVESVLSAFGAIHVVANCAGIGSSVRILGKDGLVSPEWFTNIVNVNLVGTFNVIRSTISTLANNSPNAKGERGVYINTASIAAFDGQIGQAAYSASKGGIVSMTLTLAREFANEGIRVMTILPGIFETPLLGRLGPEAKEGLTKQVPFPPRLGRSDEYAALALHIIENSYLNGESIRLDGALRMGFGRK, from the coding sequence ATGCAGGTTAAGGACAGTGTCTCTATTGTGACCGGCGGTGCTTCCGGGTTGGGAAGGTCCACTGCCCAGGCTTTGGTGGAGAGAGGAGCCAAAGTGGCGCTCCTCGATCAGAATCCAGAACTCGGTGAAAAGACTGCAAATGATCTCGGTGGCGGAACAATTTTCGTTCCGGTCAACGTGACCGACCACGCAGCGGTAGATCGTGCCGTTGAAAGTGTCCTGTCGGCGTTTGGTGCGATTCATGTAGTGGCCAATTGTGCAGGGATCGGCAGTTCCGTGAGAATCTTAGGTAAGGATGGTCTTGTATCTCCGGAGTGGTTCACCAATATCGTCAATGTCAATCTGGTGGGCACCTTCAATGTGATCCGTTCGACGATCTCAACCCTGGCAAACAATTCGCCCAATGCAAAAGGCGAAAGGGGAGTGTATATCAACACCGCTTCCATTGCCGCTTTTGACGGACAGATCGGCCAGGCGGCCTATTCAGCCTCCAAGGGAGGCATTGTCTCCATGACCCTGACGCTCGCCAGGGAGTTTGCCAACGAAGGGATTCGCGTCATGACGATCCTCCCGGGCATCTTTGAGACCCCCCTGCTGGGGAGGCTCGGTCCGGAGGCCAAAGAGGGATTGACCAAACAGGTGCCTTTCCCTCCACGGCTTGGCCGGTCCGATGAGTATGCCGCTTTGGCCCTGCACATCATTGAGAATTCATACTTGAATGGAGAATCCATCAGACTCGACGGGGCCTTACGTATGGGATTTGGGCGAAAGTGA